AACCTTGTATCCAGGGCAAAGAATAGTTTGACAAATCCTTAAATGCTGAGAATAAAATTCTCTAATCCCCAAGCCTGTACTTGTCTTTGAATAACATAAACCacttttcagaggggtagctgtattagtctggatctgtaaaaagcaacagagagtcctgtggcatcttatagattaatagatgtattggagcataaacttttgtgggtgaatacccgcttcgtcagacacacctgacgaagtgggtattcacccacgaaagcttatgctccaatacatctgttaatctataagatgccacaggactctgttgctttttacataagCCACTTTGTTTCTTATGGGGTAGGGGGGCAGAAGCTCCCCCTATATGCAGGGGAGGATCTATTTAATGACTTTAGGAAGTCTGATTATGCCAAGGGAGTAATTAGGACCTGATTACATCACCTACTGACAATCCTGAAACTCTCTGCAATAAAGAAATGGACCAACAGACAATCTGGCTGTACTACAGTGGTTTTAAAGAGGTGATAGACTTGGTACTGTTGCCATGTGGTGAGAACTAGGCTGCCAGTACCTCCAGGTTGGTGCCAATAACCCAGCAGACCTATCTAATTGTTGAGTGTTGAGTGTAGTGTATGgattttccccccaccctcttttAGAATTCCTACCATTACTCTGAATACTTCACTTAAAACCAGCCCGAAGTCTTAAATTCTCCAAGTGGCTTGATTTACCCTGTAACAGTGCACTTAACTCTTAATCTGAATGCTCCTGCATGTGATTACAGAATCAGAAAAGGAAGCTAAGGATTAAAGGCAACAGAACCTTGACGTTGCACCCGTCTGCTTCCCTTGCTTGTTCTGATATTTCAGGAACCTCCCTGCTGGCTCCCTGTCCTTATGAAGGAAACTGCTCCTTCAAGAACTGGGCCCTGTGCCTCAGGGCTATGTCAGCACGATCAAAGTAGTAGGACTCTGGGAAAGGACAGAAGATCTGTGAAAACAATTTTTGTCAGCTTTGGCTGCAGAGACAGATTCTTATGTATTTGTTAATTAAAAGAACAAGAGAGGCCTGAACTTAGGTTAGGAGTCCATTATCTTTGACAGTATTTAGCTGTTGCTAGATGATCTCATAATAAGATAAATGTAAGACAGACTTATCTCTCTACCATCAAAAAATAAATCTTGCTTCTCAGAGATGAACTAGCTTCCACTGTTAACATACTGCATCAGTCTAGCTTCTGCATGAGAAGGATGCAAGGGGCATGTGTTGGGAATATATCTGAGTAATGCTGAGCACTGGAGACTAATAATGGCAATGCCTGGCCTGTGGCAAGGTTGAAGTAAACATTGTGGGAAGCAGAGTGGCTGTTAAGTGTCCTGAACTTTCCAAACAGAGGATAGGGCTGACATGACTACACCTGAGACAATGGAATGACTGTTAAGCCTCTGTTGTTTACCTAGTGATGCTTCAACCTCTTGGCTCATTATGAGCTATCAGCATTAGGTTGTGCCACAGGCTAACACAGTGGGATATGACCCACTGTACCCTTTGTAACAGGAGAAGATTGGCCTGAACAGAATGTGTGACCTCAGAGTCGAATGACCAGTACCTCTTCTGGCTAGGCCCTTTGGTCTTTTTAACAGATAATCAATATAAGCAGTTTCTCCCCATACTGTAATCATTGACTCTACTTAGCTCTTCAGGAATGAAACCAGAATGACTCAACTAATCTGCTCCTGTTCCACATAAAAAATTGGGGCGATGTGTGCTCTTTAAGCAGTTATGTCTGGTGTCTCAAAGCTCACTGTAGCTGCAGTGTGGCAGAGGGACTAACGCTGAAGGAAACATCCATAGGTATCTCATACTTCTGATTTGCACAAAGTGACAGATCAGACAATGTGATCTACACTTTCTTGTCCCTATCTTGACAACAAGGTTTACTTACttgtatcataaccttattcccagattctggaccttagcgtccaaaatttgggggttagcatgaaaacctccaagcttagttaccagcttggacctggtactgctgccaccacccaaaaaattagagtgttttggggcactctggtcccactgaaaaaccttccctggggacccaagacccaaatcccttgagtctcacaacaaagggaaataatcctttttcccttcccccctccagatgctcctggagagatacccagacacaagctctgtgaaactacgcagagtgattccccctctccgttcccaatcctggaacaaaagcactttcctcttcacccagaggaaatgccaaatcaggctagcaatccaacacacagctctccccttgatttcttccttccaccaattccctggtgagtacagacttaatttccctgaagtaaagaaaaactccaacaggtcttaaaagaaaactttatataaaaaagaaagaaaaaatacaaatgttctctctgtattaagatgatacaacacagggtcaattgcttaaaagaatattgaataaacagccttattcaaaaagaatacaaatcaaagcattccagcacttatattcatgcaaataccaaagaaaagaaaccatataacttactatctgatctctttgtccttactcttagaaacagaagactagaaagtagaaagtacttctccaaagctcagagaagcaggcagacagacaaaagactcagagacacacttccctccacccaaggttgaaaaaatccggtttcctgattggttctctggtcaggtgtttcaggtgaaagagacattaacccttagctatctgtttatgacaacttgtaCAAAGATGAGATAACGATTAGCCCTGGAAATGTTTCTTGGCATAGTGACTTTCAGAAGTTAGCCAAAGTTGTTCTTCCAGCATTTTTTAGACCCCTGCCCAGACAATGTTTGGGTAGCAGGCTATCTGGTTCTGCCTGCTCAGGGGTGGGATACTAAGGAAAATGTGTCCCAGCTCTAGCTGTTGTGGTTCTACTTGAACGAGCATCAGGACTTGTGTAAAATGCACAGCAGTGTGCAGGATGCAGTGTGTGAATTTCAGAACACTCCAACGTGTTGAGCACTAActgccctgtgtggatgctgccaGTGTGACTTAAAAGGTACCTAACTGATATGAATATAGTCCTATTTGAAAGAGGATAGTTAATATGAACTAAGTACCTTTTATTCACTCCAGTACTGTCCAAGTGGGGGCAGTTAGCATGTAACAATTAGGTGTGCTCTATAACTCACCTTACTCCCCCATAATATGCATTGCTGTGCACTTTAGATAGTGGCACATATTTTCCTTGCTTGTAAACAGACTGACTGCCTTCCAACATTAAACGCTAGTGTGAGTGCTGCTGGGGGTAAGATGAAGACAAGTCACAGTCTGCACATGTAAATAGTAGTATCCATCTGAACATCAATAATTAGGAACAAGCCTTCTCATTGACTGATGGGAACTTGCTATGTTTGTTATGATGCTTGGAGATAATAGTAGATTTCAGCTACAGCTCTAGAGGgtagtgtgacgggttggatcacagaaaccccctgggagctgccacctgatgtgcccagactacctctgctcctgttttccctgccagcttaggactccagcaccctgtcttgctgagccagatgctcctgtctgctccagctcAGATCCAGGGTCTgcattacttgccccaaagctgcaggtttacctgaaaacagctcacagaagtgtgcttgtctttagcactcagatgctcaactcccaatgcggtctaaacccaaatacatttgttttacccTGTacaaagcttatgcagggtaaactcataaattgtttgccctctataacactgatagagagatatgcacaggtgTTTGCTCTcccagatattaatacatactctgagttaataagtaaaaagtgattttattaaattacaGAAAGtatgatttaagtggttccaagtagtaacagacaaaacaaagtaagtcaccaagcaaaattaaataaaacaagcaaatctatgtctaatcaaactgactacagataatctcaccttcagagacatttcagtaagttttttctcagactggacaccttccaggcctgggcacaattctttcccctgggtCAGCTCTTGTCCCAGCTTAGATGGTAGCTAggagattcttcatgatggcttttctctcttgttctcttccactcctttatatatcttttgcacaagatGGGAATCCTTTTGCccctctctgagttcccaccccctccttctcaatggaaaggcaccaggttaaaaatggattccagttcaggtgacatgatcacatgtcacttcAAGACTTAATTACCCACTTGCcagtatacaggaagacttacaggtaaaacacagccatttgcagacaatggtcctagttaatgggagtcatcaagattccaaaccaccattaatggcccacactttgcataattacaataggccctcagagttttatttcatatttctagtttcagatacaggaatgtacatttatacaaataggatgattacacttagtagattataagctttgtaattataccttacaagagacctttagcatgaagcatatttctgttacattatattcatttatcattaaatttttataaaaccatatagacagCACAATGTCACATGTAGTTCCATAAGACACGTTGCAAACACAACAAAGGACATTCTCTTTGGTCTGACAAAGGAGTAACTTTGACCTTATAGAACACAGAATTACTCAATTTTTCACAAATAGGCAATGTCtaccttctctttcctccttgtgATAAAGAAACAAGGCAAGTGGCTTCTAGCTATCCAGTAGGAGAGCTACATTGGCACCAAGAGGCTGGTTGTCGCTGCTGAGTAACAAAAAGTGGTGCAGAACATCATTAATCTTATTGCCCATTCTAAATTTTCATGAATCTCTTTCTTCTATAGCACTTGCCCCTCATTTTGTCTGGCTGCTGGGAATTGCAGCACTTGGGTAAGCTGTCCTTCTATGTTTTAGGcaacagaggaaggatggtttgtGTGTGTCCAGCATTTGAATAGAACTCAAAAGTTCTGGGTTAATTCCCAGATTTGCCACAGATTTCCATGAGTGAGGGTGTTTAAGGTTAAGCAACCAAGTAGTTCTGCAGACATCATTGTGTCTGCAGAATGAGGGCCCTAGCACATAAACTCTGAAGACATGGGGCTGGTCTTTCATTTTTCTGTAAGGCAACATGCATTCCTACAGCTATGGATAAATAAAtgctgctgttgcttggccttgtCACTCAGGCACATAACCATCCATTCTCTCTCTGTTGCTGGACACAGACTTCATCTGCTGCAAGATGCATCACATAGGCATGAATTACTGGTATTTGGTAGTGAATTCAGGGACTAGTAAGAACCATACTGGCTCTGCAACAGACATAAgccattatttattaataaaaccTAAATGGTATTATGTATCCATTGGTTTCATGATCAAATGCTTGTTTTGTCTCTTCTAACAATGAACAGAGTGACCCTAAAGATAGATGTTAGGAAATCACAATGGAGTTATTACAGCCAGAGTTTGTCTACACCCATCAATACAGAACAGAGAGGCTAATACCCTTATCTTTAATTTTCTATGCAAGAAGGCTCCAGAGGATCTGCTCTCATTTTAATTTCCTATTCACTTCTATGCAGGAGTGTTCTGGTTCCAGTAACAGTCAGGTCCTGAAATGGGAACCTAGAGATTATTTCAGTGCCCCAAAAGACCATGCTAGTGGaggaaaacatccacaaagctcAGCAACTCTACCTTGTTTCAGAGCAGCAGATGCCCAGTTGCTGAGTCATGCTGTGGTAATACATTGCTGATTGGTTCCTTGAGGCGGAAGGGATTTCCGTTGGATGGCAGAAGCTACCCATCACACCCACACCATGCTCCAGACAATATTAAAACCAGCTGTGAGAAAAACACTTTCCATGTCTTCTCTGGGGTGGTTTGTTCTGGCAGTGTGTGGATAGGGCTTGGTGAGTGCTTGTTATCCTTTCTTCTGTGAAGTGCTGTAATGGAGTCTCAGGTGCGCCAGAACTTCCACCGGGAGTGTGAGGCTGCTATCAACTGTGTTGTGAATTTGGAGCTGCGTGCTAGCTATGTCTTCATGTCTATGGTGAGTCAGAGGTGTTCTTAGCTGAaatggaaaacagaaaataagaCCCTATTACTCTAAATGGTATAACAAACTCTTGTAAAACTTTTTTGAAGTAGCTGAGGCTTCTTTGTAATAGAAATATAAATGCTTACTCAAAGATTGTAGTATTTCACCTGGGTAAATGCTTTTGCAGAGATGGAGTTGTACAAGAGTACTAAGGAAATCTGAGACTGTTTCAGAGGTGGGACTAAAACTCTGTTAACCCTGTAGTACTGCTATTGGATTATACCTATATGTGGTATTTAAAGCCCGTATGGACTGAGTTCTGCACTAGCAAAGATCTTTAATATCTCAATGCCTGGCTGGATGTGTCTATCTTGTACTTCTTCCCAGTCTTGCTACTTTGACCGTGATGATGTGGCCCTGAGGCATATGGCTCAGTTCCTCATGGAGCAGTCCCATGAGCACAGGGAGCATGCAGAGAAGTTCCTGCAATACCAGAACAAGCGAGGGGGACGCATTGTCCTGCAGGACCTAgaggtgaggggatggggaacacAGTCACTTCAGTGTAGTATCTGATCCATAAGATCCTCTAGGGAGGACTACTGGAATCAAAGCTGATGTATTGTACGGAAAGGGTTCAAATTCTGCTTGGGATCATACATTTCTGCTTTGTGTAACAAATTCCAATAGATGGACACACTATCAAGTCAGCTAGGTGATGGGCTTACTATGCAGGGTGTACCCTATGGACAGGGGACTAGAATGCTTGTGATGCCTCTTCTATCTAGACATAGGCATGAGAGGCATAGTGAGGGAATGAGCTTGGAGAGCTGTTGCTTAGTATTAACCTGTCCTGGTAGGCTAACTCAATTAGCTGTAAATGTCTTGAAATCACATAAAATATGCCTCTTCCAGAATTGTAGTATTGGTGTTGGTAGAGACTACTAGTAGCAAAGGGATTAATGACCTACATTGCAAAGGGACTACTGGCATATTGGCCATAACAATACTAGAAAATAGAGTGAAGAGCAGCAGGACAGATTTCCCCACTGAGGCCTAGACATTAGTAGAGCTAGAGCAGGTATGGGTTGTGACTAACCTTCTTGGTGGCTATTTCACAGAAGCCAGAGCAGGATGAGTGGGGAAACAGCCTGGAGGTCTTGCAGCATGCTCTGCAGCTGGAGAAGACCTTGAACCAGGCCCTGCTGGATCTGCATAAAGTGGCTACAGAGCAGAATGATCCTCATGTGAGTATAAGTTGGCAGGAGGAATGGAGGTTGTAGTTGGCAAAGTCCATTAACTCCCATTCTGAaaactcagatttaaaaaaaaaataaattcctgtTTTGGAAAAAACAGCATGTTGGTAaaggaacacttttttttttttttttttttttctcctggaaaGTTACAACTATTAGTTTTGAAGTTGTCAAATCTTATCTTTTTCAGCTTATGAACCACtctatttcaaacatttttgtcTTCTCTCCCTTTCTGGCCACACAGTGTGACAGAATGAGGTGTTTAAGTTCCCCAGTTTTCTTCCTTCACTTTCCATGCCACTTCTAAAATGGCTTCCATCACTACAGAAGCTATTTTTCCTCAATCCTTTGAGACCACAGAGGAGCACTAATTGGGGTGGGAATTAATATGGGGATATACCTGTAGCAGATAGGGGCTAAAGCCACCCTTTCAAAGTGAGGGCCTAGTTCATGCACCTATATGTAGCAGTGTTTTCTGCCCACTCTCCCCCTTACATCAGTCAGCCTCCTGAAAGAAGTCCCTTCTGAATTCAGCAGCAAAATATCAATGGCTACAATTCTCATGGATAGGCTCTAGCTACTGCAACATGTTCTCTCACGGTCACAGTTGTGCCTCATTAGAGTGAAAGTGGCCCAAGGGATTCCTGGACCTAGCAGGACAGGAATAACAGGAGAGGAGCCCTCCTGAAAAAGCCAATGGCTTGCTAATGGAAAGCCCTAAACTGAGGGGGCAAACATGTAAAATTCACCTTTCTGCTGGTTTTCTACTGCATTGAATGTAGAACTTAAATGAGGTGCAAAACATGACACTATTTCTAAATATGTCTGTACCCATGTCCTTTACAGTGCTCTTAACCTACTGCTGTGCAATAAATGAGTGGCATCCACTCTGGGATATTTCCTGCCTACACTATACAGAATGTTCCTGGTTGAATTCAAAGACTGTCACCAGTATGAAATCCTCTCTAATACTTCTCCATTGCATGGATTGTTTAATGATGACTTGAGGTGGATTTAGGGGATCTGATTCCATGTAAACTGCCATTGAGGTGTTGCACTCTTTTATGCTTCAAAATTTAAGGAAGAGAAACCTTTCTTCCTAGTTCCAGGATCCTCCAGTTCACTCATTCTACCTGCTTGTGCATAATGTGTACAGTTGGTAAGCTAAGATCTGTGAGACTAAATGTCAGGTAGTCAGAACTCTAGTTCCTATGTACTTAGTAGGAAGGCTTAGTCTCTCTGGTTTCTTCTTTCTGAAGTTTTGTGACTTCCTGGAGACTGACTACCTGGAAGAGCAGGTGAAGGCCATCAAGCAGCTGGGAGACCATGTCACCAACCTGAAGCGCCTGGGAGTACCCCAGAATGGCATGGGAGAGTACCTGTTTGACAAGCTCACcctggagcacagcagctgaagTCTGCACTGACAGCTGCAAAGTGCAATTGAATATATGGGCCTTTCCATTCCCAAATCAAAAGATTTATTGAGTAAGTGCTGACAATAAAACTTCCTCATCTAGAATCTGTGTGGTGATTTCGGTGTATGCAATGGGATTTTGGACCACTTGGTTATCACTTGTCCTggaacaaacaggaagaaaagaTAGGATTCATCCAGTAGACTGAACTGGCTATTTTGGATGTTAAGACAAGGAATTGGGTAGAGGCAATATAGAGTGATTCCCATGGTCTGggcaccagggaggggaagcctttCCTCTGCTTGCAACACATTTCAAATCTTCTACCTGAAAGTCCACTTCAGAGGGCCCAAATCTAGACTTGTAAAGGCAATAGTGGTCTGCACCTTGTGGCTAAGGCTCTATCCTTATTTCTTCCTTCTAATCCtgcctctttctctcttcttcctcccccgcccctctACCGGTTCATGTGACAACCTCTCTTCCAAATAACTAATTTGTCAGCCCCTCTCTCAACATAATTAAAAAGCTTATCCTCCAAATGGAGGGTTTCTCACTGATGACAAACCACTTAGTCCTCCACCCAGAACTAACTACAGCAGACTCTCCAGCTGCTGAACTACTTCAGCCCTGGTtacaggaagagaaggaaagttGAAGTATGTAGATACGTTTGGGACAAAATCAATAGTGGGTGACCTCAATGTGTAGTTCCTGCACAGGTGCACTTCAGCATATTCAAATCcacaagaaggaaaaaacaagGGATGGTGATTGTTTCTGCACAGGGATAATGGAAAAGGTGATCTAGTATCTCCTATTATAGTAGAGAAGAAAACTGTGGAGACAATAAGTAACTTGGATGGTTATCTGACAGTAGAGGGCTACAATACTAGCAAAGCTACTGTGTCTGGCAAATATGTATAAACATCACCCATTTGTTCCTGAAAACATCTTAATTCCTCCTCATAAGCTGTCAGAGGTGGAGGGGAAATATGCATGCCTGGAGTAACAACATTGGGGTTATGGTACTGCAGATCAGTCAATGGGATATGTACACAACTGATATAACTCTGGAGCTATGCTAGTTTACAATCGCTGAGGTTCTGGCCCCAAGTAGCTCCTGCAACTTCTTCACACTTTGGTAGTGGAAATTGAATCTCTGCCAAGAATTGGTTAAGCTTCTCTTGTAAAAGCAATAATTGGAGCTGCCCAGGAAA
This Gopherus evgoodei ecotype Sinaloan lineage chromosome 12, rGopEvg1_v1.p, whole genome shotgun sequence DNA region includes the following protein-coding sequences:
- the LOC115660366 gene encoding ferritin heavy chain A-like, which translates into the protein MESQVRQNFHRECEAAINCVVNLELRASYVFMSMSCYFDRDDVALRHMAQFLMEQSHEHREHAEKFLQYQNKRGGRIVLQDLEKPEQDEWGNSLEVLQHALQLEKTLNQALLDLHKVATEQNDPHFCDFLETDYLEEQVKAIKQLGDHVTNLKRLGVPQNGMGEYLFDKLTLEHSS